The Magnolia sinica isolate HGM2019 chromosome 9, MsV1, whole genome shotgun sequence genome contains a region encoding:
- the LOC131255257 gene encoding receptor-like protein 35, whose translation MALPLSSLTNKAFPFPNFFSILSSLCRYLLFSSLLFSSSFVFASVNNNKALSTQNHCIEDHFSALLHLKEGFNFSAEYTMTTLSSWNPDNRDYCSWEGITCDGATGHVTSLDLSELNISGRIDFVSLFCLQSLQRLNLASNYFDPSPIPSGFEHLTSLTHLNLSSLQFYGQIPMEISRLTTLLSLDLSYNEYTNGSYVEYLKLENPDIGAFVQNLWSLRELHLDWVNISAQGSEWGLALSSALPHLHKLSLRYCGLSGPIHPSLSKLHFLSELHLSGNNLSSAIPKSIFRLPNLQTLDVSYNSLLSGSLPSSLASLSNLVHLDLSSNGFSGPIPSSLFSLPSLRELHLQCNQFSGQLGEFQNASSSLLEIIHLNENKFQGPIPRSVFQLTKLTELFLNSNSFNGTIPSLYGNALHNCIKLDFSNNSLSGTIPSSFFSLPSLEELYLQDNQFSGQLDEFHNASSLRWIILCNNNLEGPIPMSIFQLPKLEGLVLTSNNFSGDMDLGLFLNLKNLWSLSLSDNNFSVHDGGSNSTSASCSHIKYLYLKSCSISKFPDILRNHERLCALDLSDNRINGEIPNWIWKVGNGSLSYLNLSRNALEGLEQPFPHISLSSLKYIDLSFNKLKGSIPIPPLSSIFFSLSSNYFSGEVPSLICNCTCLRVLDLSRNHFNGSIPSCLGEISDVLTVLNLGGNAFNGTLLQIFKEWCTLETLDLNGNQLEGQVPSTLAQCKKLEVLNLGNNQIHDTFPFWLENLSQLRILILGSNKFHGTIGQPLSNHSFLLLQIFDISSNSFTGNLSSNMFGSWKAMMEESKSQSQFISKTFDEGYYQDKVTIVSKRMEMELVKILTAFTVIDVSNNQFHGNIPESVGNLKSLLVLNMSYNRLIGQIPALLENMKELESLDLSHNSLSGEIPLQLTKLTFLEVLDLSQNLLIGSIPQGQQFSTFTNESFLGNLGLCGPPLSKKCNYIKASTPPAQSENKYDWELLWIGFAVGYGVGMGILFWTLSLWTNGMRKFTIFSDRVLLLIFPCETFI comes from the coding sequence CTCTCTTCCTTATGTAGGTATCTCTTATTCTCTTCCCtccttttctcttcctcttttgtCTTTGCCAGTGTCAATAACAATAAGGCCTTGTCAACCCAAAACCATTGCATTGAAGATCACTTCTCTGCTTTGCTCCACCTCAAAGAGGGCTTTAACTTCTCCGCTGAGTACACCATGACTACATTGTCCTCTTGGAATCCTGATAACAGGGATTACTGTTCTTGGGAAGGCATCACGTGCGATGGTGCCACTGGTCACGTGACCAGTCTCGACCTCAGTGAGCTCAATATCTCCGGTCGGATTGATTTTGTAAGCCTCTTTTGTCTTCAGAGCCTGCAGAGGCTTAACCTCGCTTCCAATTACTTCGATCCCTCTCCAATTCCTTCTGGGTTTGAACATCTCACCAgtttgacccatctcaacctctcttCTTTGCAATTTTATGGCCAAATCCCAATGGAAATCTCCCGCTTGACCACTTTGCTGTCCCTCGATCTATCTTACAATGAATATACCAATGGTTCGTATGTTGAATACCTGAAACTCGAAAACCCAGACATTGGAGCATTCGTCCAAAATTTGTGGAGTCTGAGAGAACTCCATCTCGATTGGGTAAACATATCAGCGCAGGGCAGTGAGTGGGGACTGGCGTTATCCTCGGCACTCCCTCATCTCCACAAGTTGAGCTTGAGGTATTGTGGTCTATCAGGCCCCATCCATCCTTCCCTTTCCAAGCTCCATTTCCTATCTGAACTCCACCTCAGTGGAAACAATCTCTCTTCAGCCATACCAAAGAGTATTTTCCGGCTGCCAAACCTACAAACCCTGGATGTATCTTACAATTCACTTCTCAGTGGATCATTGCCATCATCTCTTGCCAGCCTCAGCAACCTCGTGCATTTGGATCTTTCATCCAATGGTTTCAGCGGTCCAAtcccatcatcattgttttcactcCCATCATTACGAGAGCTTCATCTCCAATGTAACCAATTTAGTGGTCAGCTTGGGGAATTCCAAAATGCATCCTCTTCACTACTAGAGATCATCCACTTGAATGAAAACAAGTTCCAGGGGCCTATTCCAAGGTCAGTCTTTCAACTCACCAAGCTTACAGAGCTCTTTCTTAACTCCAATAGTTTCAATGGCACAATCCCTTCTTTATATGGAAATGCACTTCATAATTGTATAAAACTCGACTTTTCCAACAATTCACTCAGTGggaccattccatcatcattcttTTCACTCCCATCATTAGAAGAGCTTTATCTCCAGGATAACCAATTTAGTGGTCAACTTGATGAGTTCCACAATGCATCCTCTTTGCGATGGATCATTTTGTGTAACAACAACTTGGAGGGGCCTATTCCAATGTCCATCTTTCAACTCCCAAAGCTTGAAGGCCTCGTGCTTACATCAAACAATTTCAGTGGTGACATGGACCTTGGCTTGTTCCTAAACCTTAAGAACCTCTGGAGCCTGAGTCTTTCAGATAACAACTTCTCAGTCCATGATGGCGGAAGCAATTCAACCTCTGCATCCTGCTCTCATATTAAATATTTGTATTTAAAATCTTGCAGCATTAGCAAATTTCCAGACATCTTGAGAAACCACGAGAGGCTATGTGCTTTAGACCTTTCCGATAACAGAATCAATGGTGAAATACCCAACTGGATATGGAAGGTTGGAAATGGCAGTTTGTCTTATTTGAATCTTTCTCGGAATGCTCTAGAAGGATTAGAGCAACCGTTTCCtcatatttctttaagttcattgaAATATATTGACCTAAGCTTTAACAAGCTAAAAGGATCAATTCCAATTCCTCCTctctcttccattttcttttcactTTCAAGCAATTATTTTAGCGGAGAAGTTCCCTCACTTATTTGTAATTGCACTTGCTTACGAGTCCTCGATTTGTCTCGTAACCACTTCAATGGCTCTATTCCATCATGTTTGGGTGAAATAAGTGATGTCCTCACTGTGTTGAATCTTGGAGGAAATGCATTTAATGGCACCTTACTTCAAATATTCAAAGAGTGGTGTACTCTAGAGACACTTGATCTCAATGGAAATCAATTGGAAGGGCAGGTGCCAAGTACTTTGGCCCAGTGCAAGAAGCTAGAAGTGTTAAACCTTGGAAACAATCAAATACATGACACCTTCCCATTTTGGTTGGAAAATTTGTCTCAACTGCGCATTCTCATTTTAGGATCCAACAAATTTCACGGCACCATTGGACAACCCTtatcaaatcactcctttctacTGTTGCAAATCTTCGACATCTCTTCCAATAGCTTCACAGGTAACTTGTCATCAAATATGTTCGGGAGTTGGAAGGCAATGATGGAGGAGTCTaaatcccaatctcaattcaTTAGCAAAACATTTGATGAAGGGTACTATCAAGATAAAGTGACTATAGTGAGCAAGAGAATGGAAATGGAACTGGTAAAGATCCTTACCGCCTTCACGGTAATAGATGTCTCAAATAACCAATTTCATGGGAATATTCCAGAATCAGTTGGGAATTTAAAATCATTGCTTGTGCTCAATATGTCCTACAACCGTCTCATAGGCCAAATTCCTGCATTATTGGAGAACATGAAGGAACTTGAGTCATTAGATCTTTCACATAATAGTTTGTCTGGTGAGATCCCTTTACAGCTAACAAAGCTAACGTTCCTCGAGGTGTTGGACCTCTCGCAAAACCTCCTCATAGGAAGCATACCGCAAGGTCAACAATTCAGTACATTCACAAATGAATCATTTCTAGGGAACTTGGGATTATGTGGCCCTCCATTGTCAAAGAAATGCAACTACATTAAGGCTTCAACACCACCAGCACAATCAGAAAATAAATACGACTGGGAATTACTGTGGATTGGGTTTGCAGTTGGATACGGAGTGGGAATGGGAATTCTTTTTTGGACTCTATCACTTTGGACAAATGGAATGAGAAAATTCACAATATTCAGTGATAGAGTGCTTCTGTTGATTTTTCCATGTGAGACATTTATTTGA